The region ACCGATCACTCTGGCGCCTGTCGAGAGTGCCATTCGGATTTCTTCTTCCGTATGGGCCTCCACCAGTGCAGAAAGTCCCAGTTCCCAGGCCAGATCCTGATAGGCTTTCAACTGTTCTTGTTCCAGAATGGAACAGATCAGCAGAACGGCAGATGCCCCCAGTATCTTCGCCTCATAGATCATATACTCATCCACCGTAAAATCTTTTCGAAGCACCGGAATTTTCACTTCTTTGGTGATTTCCTGAATAAATACATTTTCTCCCTGAAAATAAAAGGGTTCTGTCAGAACGGAAAGTGCATCGGCTCCTGCCGCTTCATACTCCTTTGCAATCTGAAGATAGGGAAACTCTTCTGCGATCACTCCTTTTGAAGGCGAAGCCTTCTTTACCTCACAGATAAAAGAGACTCCTGACTTTTCCAATGCCTGTTCGAACGGAAATCCTGTCTCCGATCTCAATGCTTCCGCCTGTTTTCTCACTGCTTCCAACGGCAGCTTCTTTTTCTGTTCCGCAATCCGTATTCTGGTTTTTCCGGCAATCTCATCTAAAATTGTCATCACATTTCCTCCGCTGTTTTATCTATCTGCTTCAGGCATTTATACTTCATTGGAGCGGCGGATAAAGTCTTCTAATTTTTCATAAGCTTTTTTACTGTCGATCAGTTCTTTGGCGAGTTCAACTCCTTCTTTCAGGGTTTCTGCCTTTTTCGCTACATACAGGCCTGCCCCCGCATTTAAGAGCACAGCGTTACGTTTTGCCCCCTGTTCACTGCCATCCAGAATCTGTCTTGTAATCTTCGCGTTTTCCTTCGGAGTACCGCCTTCCAGATCCGCCTTTGTACAACGCTCGAATCCAAAATCCTCCGGGCAGATCTCATAGGAAGAAAACTGACCATCTCTGACTTCGCATACACTGGTCGGTGCACCCATAGAAATTTCATCCAGTCCATCCTGACCATAAACCACCATGGCATTTTTTACACCCAGATTTGCCAGAACTCTCGCAAGCGGCTCCACCAGTGCTTCCTCATAAACACCCATAACCTGCATATTTGCACCTGCCGGATTTGCCAGAGGTCCAAGGATATTAAAAATCGTCCGGATCCCCAGTTCTTTTCGAACCGGTGCTACATAACGCATTGCCACATGGTAGTTCTGTGCAAATAAGAAGCAGATTCCGATTTCCTTTAAAAGTGCCGCGCTCTTTTCCGGAGATACCGTAATATTCACACCCAGAGCTTCCAGCACATCTGCCGCACCTGATTTGCTGGATGCAGCACGGTTTCCGTGTTTTGCAACCGGAACACCACCTGCAGCGATTACAAGAGAGGATGTCGTAGAAATGTTAAAAGAGTTCGCTCCGTCTCCACCAGTTCCTACGATTTCCAGCACATCCATATCGTGCAGCAGTTTCACACAATGTTTTCTCATACCTGCCGCTGATCCTGTGATTTCATCAATGGTTTCCCCTTTCATACTCAGTGCGGTCA is a window of Mediterraneibacter butyricigenes DNA encoding:
- the trpC gene encoding indole-3-glycerol phosphate synthase TrpC; the protein is MTILDEIAGKTRIRIAEQKKKLPLEAVRKQAEALRSETGFPFEQALEKSGVSFICEVKKASPSKGVIAEEFPYLQIAKEYEAAGADALSVLTEPFYFQGENVFIQEITKEVKIPVLRKDFTVDEYMIYEAKILGASAVLLICSILEQEQLKAYQDLAWELGLSALVEAHTEEEIRMALSTGARVIGVNNRDLKTFQVDIKNSIRLRKMVPQDVLYVSESGIKTAEDIRALQENHTNGVLIGETLMRSPDKKKMLDKLKEID
- the trpD gene encoding anthranilate phosphoribosyltransferase, with protein sequence MIKEAIMKLAKKENLTFEETEQVMNEIMGGEATGVQMSSYLTALSMKGETIDEITGSAAGMRKHCVKLLHDMDVLEIVGTGGDGANSFNISTTSSLVIAAGGVPVAKHGNRAASSKSGAADVLEALGVNITVSPEKSAALLKEIGICFLFAQNYHVAMRYVAPVRKELGIRTIFNILGPLANPAGANMQVMGVYEEALVEPLARVLANLGVKNAMVVYGQDGLDEISMGAPTSVCEVRDGQFSSYEICPEDFGFERCTKADLEGGTPKENAKITRQILDGSEQGAKRNAVLLNAGAGLYVAKKAETLKEGVELAKELIDSKKAYEKLEDFIRRSNEV